The following is a genomic window from Hymenobacter monticola.
AATACCGTAGTGCGGTGAAGGCTGCCTTTTCGTAATTGTCATGCTGACGAAGGAAGCATCTTATCACGGCTGCTTTCGTCGGATTTAGTAAACCCAGCGGCGCGGACGTGATAAGATTCTTCGCTGTGCTCAGAATGACAACGTTCTATGACCGAACCCATTCAGTGGACCCCGATTAAGGAGTTCAAAGAAATTCTCTTCTCGCAGTTTGGCGGCATCGCCAAAATCAGCATCAACCGGCCGCAGGTGCACAACGCCTTCACGCCGCTCACGGTGCAGGAAATGATTGATGCCATGCGCATCTGCCAAGACCGTACCGACATCGGCGTCATCATCCTCACGGGTGAGGGCGGCCGGGCCTTCTGCTCGGGCGGCGACCAGAGCGTGCGCGGCCACGGCGGCTACGTGGGCGAGGACACCGTGCCCCGCCTCAACGTGCTGGAATTGCAAAAAATCATCCGCTCCATCCCCAAGCCCGTGGTGGCCATGGTGGCGGGCTGGGCCATCGGCGGCGGCCACGTGCTGCACGTGGTGTGCGACCTGACCGTGGCGGCCGAAAACGCCCGCTTCGGTCAGACCGGCCCCAACGTGGGCTCGTTCGACGGCGGCTTTGGTGCGTCTTACCTGGCGCGCATCGTGGGCCAGAAGAAGGCCCGCGAAATCTGGTACCTCTGCGACCAGTACGACGCCCAGGAAGCCCGCGAAATGGGTCTGGTAAACAAAGTGGTGCCGCTCGACCAGCTAGAAGCCACCACCGTGGCTTGGTGCCAGAAGATTCTGCAGAAGAGCCCCTTGGCGCTGCGCATGCTGAAATCGAGCTTCAACGCGGAGCTGGACGGGCAGGCCGGTATTCAGGAGCTGGCCGGTAACGCCACGTTGCTTTACTACCTGAGCGACGAGGCCAAGGAAGGCCGCAACGCCTACATGGAAAAGCGCCAGCCCGACTTCTCGAAGTTTCCCAAGTTTCCGTAAGGCACGTTGTGACTCTGATGTAATTTTTAAGGGTACAAGCCATGTCTGAACGTCATGCTGAGCTTGTCGAGGCATCTCTACCGCTCTAGTAACTTTATTTACTACAGCGGTAGAGATGCCTCGACAAGCTCAGCATGACGTTTTTATATACTCTACCGTTTTGAGCTAGTTGAATACCAGCCTCAATACAGTTGAGTCAGAGTCAATTGGCATTTAGATTAGATTTAATTTATTAATATCACAAGATTATGGCTTTATAATTATTAACTCTTCAAAACTGATACCTTGCTGCGGCCAAGTCTACCCTAAAATCTATCCACTTGGCAGCGCTTTATGAAAAAAACTTTACTGTTGCTGGGGGGCCTGCTG
Proteins encoded in this region:
- the menB gene encoding 1,4-dihydroxy-2-naphthoyl-CoA synthase, translating into MTEPIQWTPIKEFKEILFSQFGGIAKISINRPQVHNAFTPLTVQEMIDAMRICQDRTDIGVIILTGEGGRAFCSGGDQSVRGHGGYVGEDTVPRLNVLELQKIIRSIPKPVVAMVAGWAIGGGHVLHVVCDLTVAAENARFGQTGPNVGSFDGGFGASYLARIVGQKKAREIWYLCDQYDAQEAREMGLVNKVVPLDQLEATTVAWCQKILQKSPLALRMLKSSFNAELDGQAGIQELAGNATLLYYLSDEAKEGRNAYMEKRQPDFSKFPKFP